A stretch of Mucilaginibacter terrae DNA encodes these proteins:
- a CDS encoding lytic transglycosylase domain-containing protein has protein sequence MIKNHLITCSVICVLFIISRLFVFSVDHKEELKSSPVRFNVFEIKKVEENPKLNFADENVPVKNLKVKRKISYSIWKHSRYTSQAKELQAQAAKWFPMIVPILQFYGIPEDFKYVPLLESGFKKQARSPRGAAGIWQFMPGTARQYGLKVGHGKDERLNNRKATIAACKYIKDLYNEMGSWTLAAAAYNAGSPRMQKAINRKNGGNYFFMKLNRETGMYVYNLVAMKEVMDKEVEENYGPMMANVLPADTLSFN, from the coding sequence ATGATTAAAAATCACCTCATTACGTGCTCCGTAATATGTGTGCTGTTTATCATTTCAAGACTCTTCGTTTTCAGTGTTGATCACAAAGAGGAATTGAAAAGCAGTCCTGTTCGATTTAACGTTTTTGAAATCAAAAAGGTTGAAGAGAATCCAAAATTAAACTTTGCCGACGAGAATGTGCCGGTAAAGAATTTGAAAGTAAAACGTAAGATCAGCTACTCCATCTGGAAGCATAGCCGATACACCTCACAAGCCAAAGAGCTACAAGCTCAGGCCGCTAAATGGTTCCCGATGATCGTTCCCATTTTGCAGTTTTACGGCATTCCCGAAGATTTTAAATATGTTCCATTATTGGAATCGGGTTTTAAAAAGCAGGCACGTTCACCGCGTGGCGCAGCTGGTATATGGCAGTTTATGCCCGGTACCGCCCGCCAGTATGGCTTAAAAGTTGGCCACGGTAAAGATGAACGCCTGAACAACCGCAAGGCTACCATTGCTGCATGCAAGTATATTAAAGACTTGTATAATGAAATGGGAAGCTGGACATTGGCTGCGGCTGCTTACAACGCTGGTTCGCCACGTATGCAAAAAGCAATTAACCGCAAAAACGGGGGTAATTATTTCTTTATGAAATTAAACCGCGAAACCGGTATGTATGTATACAACCTGGTAGCCATGAAAGAAGTTATGGACAAAGAGGTAGAGGAAAACTATGGCCCGATGATGGCCAATGTACTCCCCGCCGACACATTGTCATTTAACTAA
- a CDS encoding FAD:protein FMN transferase, with protein MSTTNIISFAWLSLAVFAVMASYGFHTLKRFEINSYAQGTTYSIIYYAADSVVTKKQTDSLLSRLDKSVSLYLPTSLICRFNRSAKGIEVDEPFRILVQKAIAINKATNGAVDVTVKPLVDAWGFGANKPELAPDDKTIQRILKNVGTGKIWLKGSFLHKKYPGVQIDLNGIAQGYSADLLAGLLEKHHVWCYIAEIGGELRIKGRKPDGEKFTVGIEAIDGNDMAPGPIRKVISFTDGAVTTSGNYRKHLQSGGKQISHIINPKTGYPAQTGMISVTVYAKDAITADGYDNGFMAMGLKKTLTFLANQNNMQAYIVYKKSDGTVADTATNGFKAYELKR; from the coding sequence GTGAGTACAACAAACATAATAAGCTTTGCCTGGCTAAGTTTAGCCGTGTTTGCTGTTATGGCAAGTTATGGTTTCCATACACTCAAAAGGTTCGAAATAAACAGTTATGCCCAGGGCACCACTTATAGCATAATATATTACGCGGCGGATAGTGTGGTTACCAAAAAACAAACCGATAGTTTGTTGAGCCGGTTGGATAAATCCGTATCATTATACTTGCCAACTTCGCTTATTTGCAGGTTTAACCGCTCGGCCAAAGGCATTGAGGTTGATGAACCGTTCAGGATACTTGTGCAAAAAGCTATAGCCATTAACAAAGCTACTAATGGAGCGGTTGATGTAACCGTAAAACCTTTGGTAGATGCCTGGGGCTTTGGCGCTAATAAGCCCGAGCTGGCCCCTGATGATAAAACCATACAGCGCATCTTAAAAAATGTGGGTACCGGTAAAATTTGGCTAAAGGGTAGTTTTCTACATAAAAAATACCCCGGTGTGCAAATAGACCTAAACGGTATTGCACAAGGTTATTCGGCCGATTTACTGGCGGGGTTATTAGAAAAGCATCATGTTTGGTGCTACATAGCCGAAATTGGCGGAGAGCTGCGTATAAAAGGCCGCAAACCCGATGGCGAAAAATTTACCGTTGGCATTGAGGCTATTGATGGTAATGATATGGCCCCCGGGCCAATACGAAAGGTAATTAGCTTTACTGATGGTGCAGTTACTACATCGGGCAATTACCGTAAGCATCTGCAATCGGGCGGTAAGCAAATTTCGCATATCATCAACCCCAAAACCGGGTACCCGGCACAAACCGGGATGATTAGCGTAACGGTTTATGCCAAAGATGCCATTACAGCCGATGGTTATGATAATGGCTTTATGGCCATGGGATTGAAGAAGACGCTTACTTTTTTGGCCAATCAAAATAACATGCAAGCGTACATTGTTTACAAAAAAAGCGATGGCACCGTTGCTGATACGGCTACCAACGGATTTAAAGCATACGAACTGAAAAGATGA
- a CDS encoding Gfo/Idh/MocA family protein — MKRRIFVKNTGIIAGGLMLGNTAGAFAKSADRIINIGIIGCGDRGKGIMRVIDQFPQKFKVVAICDVLDMRLAEAQKLAKGNNYSQYKNHKQLLADEQVHAVVIATPLNMHYPIALDALKADKHLYLEKTMTFNVQQALDLVKLAKAHPNQVVQVGHQYRYSPLYYKVKEMIAKGYLGKISQVDCRWDRNANWRRSVPDPSLERQINWRMYKEYSGGLVAELLSHQIDFINWAFDTHPSEFMATGGIDVFKDGRETFDNVQVVLRYGEQNMVGNFGATCGNSRDGYLFKIKGTKGTVSLLTDQGVFYPEKAAAEKTLVDGVTGATKITWNKDGGTSILPEPTKDGTWYALSDFYEKIGSGQLPDSNVYTGAKTAICVHLANQALYNNEIVRWKNEYNV; from the coding sequence ATGAAACGGAGAATATTTGTTAAAAATACAGGTATAATAGCAGGGGGACTAATGCTGGGCAATACGGCCGGAGCGTTTGCCAAAAGTGCCGATCGCATCATCAATATAGGTATTATTGGCTGCGGAGACAGGGGTAAAGGTATTATGCGGGTTATAGACCAGTTTCCGCAAAAGTTTAAGGTGGTGGCCATATGCGATGTGCTGGATATGCGCCTGGCCGAAGCACAAAAGCTTGCCAAAGGAAACAATTACAGCCAGTATAAAAATCATAAGCAACTACTGGCCGATGAACAGGTGCATGCCGTAGTAATTGCTACCCCGCTTAACATGCACTACCCCATCGCTCTTGATGCGCTGAAAGCCGATAAGCATCTCTATCTCGAAAAAACCATGACCTTTAATGTGCAGCAGGCCCTTGATCTGGTTAAACTGGCAAAGGCCCACCCCAATCAGGTGGTACAGGTTGGGCATCAGTACCGCTACTCGCCATTATACTACAAGGTTAAGGAGATGATTGCCAAAGGTTACTTGGGCAAAATAAGCCAGGTTGATTGCCGGTGGGACCGCAACGCCAACTGGCGCCGTTCTGTACCCGATCCGTCGCTCGAGCGGCAGATCAATTGGCGCATGTATAAAGAGTACTCGGGCGGGTTGGTAGCCGAGTTATTGTCGCACCAGATAGATTTTATAAACTGGGCGTTTGATACCCATCCGTCGGAGTTTATGGCAACAGGCGGAATTGACGTTTTTAAGGATGGCCGCGAAACCTTTGATAATGTGCAGGTAGTATTGCGTTATGGCGAACAAAATATGGTAGGCAATTTTGGCGCTACCTGCGGTAATAGCCGCGATGGTTATTTGTTTAAAATTAAAGGCACCAAAGGCACAGTATCATTATTAACAGACCAGGGCGTGTTTTACCCCGAAAAAGCTGCGGCTGAGAAAACCCTGGTTGACGGTGTTACCGGCGCTACCAAAATTACCTGGAATAAAGATGGCGGTACCTCCATTTTACCCGAACCAACCAAAGATGGCACCTGGTATGCCCTTAGTGATTTTTATGAGAAGATCGGCAGTGGCCAGCTGCCCGACTCTAACGTATACACAGGTGCCAAAACGGCTATTTGTGTGCATTTGGCTAACCAGGCTTTGTATAACAACGAAATTGTGCGCTGGAAGAATGAGTACAATGTATAA
- a CDS encoding DUF6624 domain-containing protein — translation MKYTCICFLLLLACSAKAQPSTYKALITKADSLYQAKDYEASARAYSAAFKSNKWRGEVTDRYNAACSWALANVPDSALANLEYVAYKDGYRNYQHITKDTDLASLYINKRWPKLLKQVKLNEQEAEKKLNQPLIKELTGIYDDDQSYRLKLDSVGKKYGRNSKEVKDLWSTIREKDSVNLSKVTVILDKHGWLGADVVGDKGNLTLFLVIQHADIKTQEKYLPMMRKAATEGKANSANLALLEDRVAIRQGKKQIYGSQDLH, via the coding sequence ATGAAATATACATGCATCTGTTTTCTATTGTTGTTAGCTTGCTCTGCCAAAGCGCAACCATCAACTTACAAAGCATTAATTACCAAAGCCGATTCTTTATATCAGGCTAAAGATTACGAGGCCTCAGCCCGGGCATATTCTGCTGCTTTTAAAAGTAATAAATGGAGAGGAGAAGTTACAGACCGTTATAATGCTGCCTGCTCATGGGCTTTGGCAAACGTGCCCGACAGCGCCTTGGCTAATTTAGAATATGTGGCTTATAAAGATGGTTACCGAAATTACCAGCATATTACTAAAGATACCGATTTGGCCTCTTTATATATTAACAAGCGTTGGCCTAAATTGCTTAAGCAGGTAAAGCTGAATGAGCAGGAAGCAGAAAAGAAACTGAATCAACCTTTAATAAAAGAGCTTACCGGTATTTATGACGACGACCAATCGTACCGTTTAAAATTAGATTCGGTTGGTAAAAAGTATGGGCGCAATTCTAAAGAAGTGAAAGACCTTTGGTCTACTATCCGTGAAAAGGATTCGGTAAATCTCTCTAAAGTTACAGTCATTTTAGACAAGCATGGCTGGCTTGGTGCCGATGTTGTTGGCGATAAGGGCAACCTTACCCTATTCTTAGTGATACAACATGCCGATATAAAAACACAGGAAAAATATCTGCCCATGATGCGGAAAGCTGCTACAGAAGGCAAAGCAAATTCTGCAAATCTTGCCTTACTTGAAGACAGGGTTGCCATACGCCAGGGCAAAAAGCAAATTTACGGCAGTCAAGATCTCCATTGA
- the uvrA gene encoding excinuclease ABC subunit UvrA — MAEKTIDLGEQSEVEVYGARVHNLKNIDVSFPRNKLVVITGLSGSGKSSLAFDTIYAEGQRRYMETFSAYSRQFMGGMERPDVDKVSGLSPVIAIEQKTTSKNPRSTVGTITEIYDFMRLLFARAGEAYSYVSGQKMERMSEDQIMRTIAEKFDGQPVNILAPVVKGRKGHYRELFEQIRKQGYLKVYVDGAIVDVEPKMQLDRYKIHDIDIVVDRLVISEKDSKRLYTSVQSALKTAKGIIRIADKDNNVSYFSKYLMDPVSGISYDEPQPNTFSFNSPYGACEKCGGLGYIFVVDESSVIPNPKLSIINGGLAPLGEYRETWVFQVLKALAKKYEFSLSVPLEKIPRETLDIILNGSPEIITVAVEYNKWNVQSYQVTFDGIMRMLEEQQERKSEDAPDDLESFRTLKVCPVCEGARLKKESLHFKVDEKNIFELATMDIRTLQEWFEGIEDRLNERQNVIAREILKEIRARIGFLLDVGLSYLTLDRTARTLSGGEAQRIRLATQIGSQLMNVMYILDEPSIGLHQRDNDRLITALKNLRDLGNTVLVVEHDKDMILEADYVIDMGPAAGVHGGTVVAEGTPAELMAMHTLTTSYINGEREIAIPKERRKGNGKSVTLKKATGHNLKKVTVEFPLGKLIGITGVSGSGKSSLITETLYPILNHHFFRAKKTPLPYDKIEGLENIDKVIEIDQTPIGRTPRSNPATYTGVFSDIRALYVQLPESKIRGYKPGRFSFNVKGGRCETCQGAGLKVIEMNFLPDVQVPCEECGGKRYNRETLEVRYRGKSISDVLDMSIEDATAFFEHIPAIYRKVKTLNDVGLGYITLGQSSLTLSGGEAQRVKLSTELSKKDTGNTFYILDEPTTGLHFEDINVLLGVLQQLVDKGNTVLVIEHNLDVIKVVDHVIDLGPEGGSGGGQILFKGTPEGLCKVKESFTGLFLAKEMGIK; from the coding sequence ATGGCTGAAAAAACAATTGACCTGGGCGAACAAAGTGAAGTTGAAGTGTACGGAGCCCGGGTACATAACCTCAAAAATATTGATGTTTCTTTTCCGCGCAATAAGCTGGTTGTAATTACCGGTTTAAGCGGCAGCGGAAAATCTTCATTAGCTTTCGATACCATTTATGCTGAGGGGCAACGCCGGTATATGGAAACATTTTCGGCCTACTCGCGCCAGTTTATGGGCGGCATGGAACGGCCCGATGTTGATAAGGTTTCGGGCCTTAGTCCGGTTATTGCCATTGAGCAAAAAACCACCAGCAAAAACCCGCGCTCAACCGTAGGTACCATTACCGAGATATACGATTTTATGCGTTTGCTTTTTGCCCGTGCCGGCGAAGCCTACTCCTATGTAAGCGGGCAAAAAATGGAGCGCATGAGCGAAGATCAGATCATGCGTACCATTGCCGAAAAATTTGACGGCCAGCCCGTAAATATTTTGGCTCCCGTAGTAAAGGGGCGTAAAGGGCATTACCGCGAACTTTTTGAGCAAATACGCAAGCAAGGTTATCTCAAAGTATATGTTGATGGAGCCATTGTTGATGTGGAGCCCAAAATGCAGTTAGACCGCTACAAAATTCACGATATAGATATTGTGGTTGACCGGTTGGTAATTAGCGAGAAGGATAGCAAACGTTTATACACTTCAGTACAATCGGCCTTAAAAACAGCAAAGGGCATCATTCGCATTGCCGATAAGGACAATAACGTATCGTACTTTAGTAAGTACCTAATGGACCCGGTTTCGGGAATATCCTATGATGAGCCTCAGCCTAACACCTTCTCGTTTAACTCGCCTTACGGTGCTTGCGAAAAGTGCGGTGGCCTGGGGTATATCTTCGTGGTCGATGAATCGTCGGTTATTCCTAACCCTAAGCTAAGCATTATTAACGGAGGCCTGGCCCCGCTTGGCGAGTACCGCGAAACCTGGGTTTTCCAGGTACTAAAGGCACTGGCTAAAAAGTATGAGTTCTCGTTATCGGTACCTCTCGAAAAAATTCCGCGCGAAACGCTGGATATTATCCTCAATGGTTCGCCCGAAATAATTACTGTTGCCGTTGAATACAATAAATGGAACGTGCAAAGTTATCAGGTTACGTTTGATGGTATTATGCGTATGCTCGAAGAGCAGCAGGAACGTAAGAGCGAAGATGCTCCTGACGATCTTGAATCTTTCCGTACGCTAAAGGTTTGCCCGGTTTGTGAAGGTGCAAGGCTTAAAAAGGAATCGCTGCATTTTAAGGTGGATGAGAAGAATATCTTTGAGTTGGCCACCATGGATATACGTACCCTGCAAGAGTGGTTTGAGGGTATTGAAGACCGCCTTAATGAGCGCCAGAACGTAATTGCCCGCGAAATACTGAAAGAGATACGTGCACGCATTGGCTTTTTGCTGGATGTGGGATTGAGCTATTTAACGCTCGACCGTACCGCACGTACCCTATCGGGTGGCGAGGCGCAGCGTATACGTTTGGCCACGCAAATTGGCTCGCAGCTAATGAATGTAATGTACATTTTAGATGAGCCCAGCATTGGCCTGCACCAGCGCGATAACGACCGCCTGATAACCGCCCTCAAAAACCTGCGCGATTTAGGAAATACGGTATTGGTAGTTGAGCACGATAAAGACATGATACTGGAGGCCGACTATGTGATTGACATGGGCCCGGCAGCCGGTGTACATGGAGGTACCGTGGTAGCCGAAGGCACGCCTGCCGAGCTGATGGCTATGCATACGCTAACCACATCATACATTAACGGCGAGCGCGAAATTGCCATACCTAAAGAACGCCGCAAGGGTAACGGTAAATCGGTTACGTTGAAGAAAGCCACCGGCCATAACCTTAAAAAGGTAACGGTAGAGTTTCCATTAGGTAAACTAATTGGTATAACCGGTGTATCGGGCAGTGGTAAATCCAGTTTAATTACCGAAACGCTTTATCCTATCCTTAACCATCATTTTTTCAGGGCTAAAAAAACACCTCTACCTTATGATAAAATTGAGGGACTGGAAAATATTGATAAGGTTATCGAGATAGATCAAACGCCAATTGGCCGTACTCCACGCTCAAATCCGGCTACTTATACGGGTGTGTTCTCAGATATTCGTGCATTGTACGTACAACTGCCCGAATCGAAGATACGCGGTTATAAACCCGGCCGTTTTTCGTTCAACGTAAAAGGTGGCCGTTGCGAAACCTGCCAGGGTGCAGGTTTAAAAGTTATTGAAATGAACTTTTTGCCCGATGTACAGGTACCCTGCGAAGAATGCGGCGGCAAACGCTATAACCGCGAAACCTTGGAAGTACGCTACCGCGGTAAATCCATTAGCGATGTACTGGATATGAGTATTGAAGATGCTACGGCATTTTTTGAGCACATCCCGGCCATCTACCGCAAGGTAAAAACATTGAACGATGTGGGCTTGGGCTATATCACTTTAGGCCAATCATCCTTAACCCTTTCGGGGGGCGAGGCACAACGTGTAAAGCTATCAACCGAGTTATCTAAAAAAGATACCGGCAACACTTTCTATATTCTTGATGAACCTACTACCGGTTTGCACTTTGAAGATATTAACGTACTCTTAGGCGTACTGCAACAACTGGTTGACAAAGGCAACACCGTGCTGGTTATTGAGCACAACCTCGACGTAATTAAGGTGGTAGACCATGTGATCGACCTTGGTCCTGAAGGCGGCTCGGGCGGTGGCCAAATTCTATTTAAAGGTACGCCCGAAGGTTTGTGTAAAGTAAAGGAGAGCTTTACCGGGTTGTTTTTGGCTAAGGAGATGGGGATAAAGTAA
- a CDS encoding pseudouridine synthase, with translation MVFKKPGNSRDDKSNNSAGRRTGGSGHEPRNSSSPRTRNANSGFKKSDDSAPKKRFAADGDKKPFTAGRKSSSGGFNADEKPKRNFGSTAGKKPFGDRSNPGEGTSSDRPFKRAGESRGSSTNKPFKKSFGGDFKGSDRSSGFKPREGDQREGGEKKFSRAVGSSRTWADKPARDENNNKPFRERREQGGERSSDFRKPAGEDRSKPFRERKEQSGERPSNYRKPANDDFNEDRPKTTLRGRNKKAAESDDSHLIRLNRYISNAGICSRRKADELIAAGVVSVNGEVISELGHKVDPSKDVIRYNGETLKREKMVYVLLNKPKDYITTTEDPQERRTVMHLVDKASKERIYPVGRLDRNTTGLILMTNDGELADKLSHPRNSITKIYQVELNKALSQGDLNKIEYGLELEDGLIKPDMVSYVQGGSKREIGIQIHSGKNRIVRRIFEHLGYEVVKLDRTIYANLTKKDLPRGRWRFLEEKEVIQLKHLVKV, from the coding sequence ATGGTATTCAAAAAACCAGGGAACAGTCGCGACGACAAGTCCAACAATTCAGCCGGCAGGCGCACCGGCGGCAGTGGCCACGAACCACGCAACAGCTCTTCACCGCGTACCCGTAATGCTAATTCAGGTTTCAAAAAGTCAGACGATAGCGCACCTAAAAAAAGGTTTGCTGCCGATGGCGATAAAAAACCGTTTACAGCAGGGCGCAAATCTTCATCGGGCGGTTTTAACGCCGATGAAAAACCCAAAAGGAACTTTGGCTCAACAGCCGGTAAAAAACCGTTTGGCGACCGCAGCAACCCTGGTGAAGGCACAAGCTCCGACCGTCCGTTTAAACGGGCAGGTGAGAGCCGTGGCAGCAGCACCAATAAACCATTCAAAAAATCATTTGGTGGTGATTTTAAAGGCAGCGACAGAAGCAGCGGATTTAAACCCCGCGAAGGCGATCAACGCGAAGGCGGCGAGAAGAAATTTAGCCGCGCAGTAGGCAGTAGCCGTACCTGGGCCGATAAACCCGCACGCGACGAAAACAACAACAAACCCTTCCGCGAACGCCGTGAGCAAGGAGGCGAAAGATCATCAGACTTCCGTAAACCGGCAGGCGAAGATCGTAGTAAACCTTTCCGCGAGCGCAAAGAGCAATCGGGCGAAAGACCATCAAATTACCGCAAACCGGCTAATGATGATTTTAACGAAGATCGCCCCAAAACGACCTTACGAGGCCGTAATAAAAAAGCAGCCGAAAGCGACGACAGCCATTTAATACGCTTAAACCGTTATATATCGAATGCTGGCATTTGCTCGCGCCGTAAGGCCGATGAGCTGATCGCAGCAGGCGTGGTATCGGTTAACGGCGAGGTTATATCTGAGTTGGGCCACAAGGTTGACCCATCAAAAGATGTGATACGCTACAACGGCGAGACCCTGAAGCGCGAGAAAATGGTATACGTGCTGTTGAACAAACCAAAGGACTATATTACCACTACCGAAGATCCTCAGGAGCGACGTACGGTAATGCACCTGGTTGACAAAGCCAGCAAAGAACGTATTTACCCCGTTGGCCGTTTAGACCGTAATACTACCGGTTTAATACTCATGACCAATGATGGCGAACTGGCCGACAAGCTTTCGCATCCGCGTAACAGCATTACAAAAATTTACCAGGTTGAGCTAAATAAGGCTTTAAGCCAAGGCGACCTGAACAAAATTGAGTATGGCTTAGAACTGGAAGACGGCTTAATTAAGCCCGACATGGTTAGTTACGTACAAGGTGGCAGCAAACGCGAGATAGGCATACAAATACACAGCGGTAAAAACCGCATTGTGCGCCGTATATTTGAGCATTTGGGTTACGAGGTTGTAAAACTCGACCGTACTATTTACGCCAACCTTACCAAAAAAGACTTACCACGCGGTCGATGGAGATTTTTGGAAGAAAAAGAAGTTATTCAGTTAAAGCATTTGGTGAAAGTTTAG
- a CDS encoding lactonase family protein yields MANPVLNLIIGSYTTNGTEGIYVYRFNTENGELSYLNRTAVGIDNPTYLCVAANNRFIYSVNEVGVNSTGGISAFSFDPVDGTIHLLNTQPSGPGPCYISVDKAQKHVFAANYEGGSVYAFPINTDGSLGKAKQIIQLKGSGPDSGRQEKSHVHIAMLSPDENHLLYTDLGDDTLHVYRYNPNHSNILTPLTPSATALPPGDGPRHVAFTPNHKYLYLVSEMGGNVFAYDYNNGQPQHIQTISMLAEGFDGEISGGDIHISPNGRFVYASNRGDANEIIVFKINPLDGKLTLVQRQSSGGKEPRNFVIDPAGNYLLVANQKENKVVVFTIDAETGALLPTPIAIEIDSPSCLKFTPIN; encoded by the coding sequence ATGGCTAACCCGGTTCTTAATTTGATAATTGGATCATATACAACCAACGGTACCGAAGGTATTTATGTGTATCGTTTTAATACAGAAAACGGTGAGCTCAGTTATTTAAACCGTACAGCGGTGGGTATTGATAATCCTACCTACTTATGTGTAGCGGCCAATAACCGTTTTATTTACTCGGTAAACGAGGTTGGGGTAAATAGCACCGGGGGCATCAGTGCATTTTCGTTCGATCCTGTCGATGGCACCATTCATCTGCTTAACACACAGCCTTCAGGGCCGGGGCCATGCTATATATCGGTTGATAAAGCGCAGAAGCATGTATTTGCCGCCAATTATGAGGGTGGCAGCGTATATGCTTTCCCCATCAATACCGATGGCTCACTGGGTAAGGCTAAGCAAATCATCCAATTAAAAGGCTCAGGACCTGATAGCGGCCGGCAGGAAAAATCGCACGTGCATATTGCCATGCTATCGCCCGATGAAAATCATTTACTATATACCGACTTAGGCGACGACACCCTGCATGTTTACCGTTACAACCCCAACCACAGTAATATTTTAACGCCACTTACCCCCTCTGCTACTGCACTGCCGCCGGGCGATGGCCCAAGACATGTAGCCTTTACCCCTAACCATAAATACCTGTACCTGGTAAGCGAGATGGGCGGCAATGTTTTTGCTTACGATTATAACAACGGGCAGCCGCAACATATACAAACCATTAGCATGCTTGCCGAAGGATTTGATGGCGAGATAAGCGGCGGAGATATCCATATATCGCCCAATGGACGGTTTGTTTACGCCAGTAACCGCGGTGATGCTAATGAGATCATTGTGTTTAAGATTAACCCTCTGGACGGTAAACTTACCTTGGTGCAACGGCAAAGCAGCGGCGGCAAAGAACCCCGTAATTTTGTAATTGACCCTGCGGGTAACTATTTATTAGTAGCTAATCAAAAAGAAAACAAGGTGGTGGTTTTTACTATAGATGCAGAAACAGGAGCGTTATTGCCAACTCCTATCGCAATAGAAATTGACAGCCCAAGCTGCTTAAAGTTCACACCAATTAATTAA
- a CDS encoding NAD(P)H-hydrate dehydratase, with product MLPLLTAPQIREADAYTIAHEPISSIDLMERASKAFVSWFVNHYQDKQETISVYCGTGNNGGDGLAIARLLFEHDYINIEVKVARYSDKSTTDFDANFARLKELSISIHELDDGDTQPAEDADIIIDALLGSGLNKPLEGNFKSLVEYLNSLQKNVVAVDLPTGFYTDGELEETATILKADLVITFQQPKINFLLPESAPYIDCWEAVNIGLDEGFIRSLQSPYQMVEEKDVRAILKPRAKFSHKGTYGHALIIAGQAKTMGAALLCSSACVYAGAGLTTACVPESGLTALNSYQAEVMAIVRNDYALPDLELSKFTTIAIGPGLGTSDDALALLQRVLNDYGKPIVIDADGLNLLAANPKLLEQLPAGSIITPHLKEFDRLFGEHKNWWKRLQTAQLKAGELGIYIVLKNSYTITATPQGTLYFNYTSNAAMATGGMGDVLTGIITAMLAQNYTPEQASIAGVYLHGKAGDELALPNRLNVVLPGQVAAYLPATMAKML from the coding sequence ATGCTACCTCTACTCACCGCCCCGCAAATTCGCGAAGCTGATGCTTACACCATAGCCCATGAGCCTATCAGTTCAATTGATTTAATGGAACGTGCTTCAAAAGCCTTTGTGAGCTGGTTTGTTAATCATTATCAGGATAAGCAGGAGACCATATCAGTTTATTGCGGCACTGGCAATAACGGCGGCGACGGTTTAGCTATAGCACGGTTACTTTTTGAACATGATTACATCAATATTGAAGTTAAAGTAGCCCGCTACTCCGATAAGTCCACTACCGATTTTGATGCTAATTTTGCAAGATTAAAAGAGCTATCCATATCAATTCATGAACTCGATGATGGCGATACACAACCCGCCGAAGATGCCGATATTATAATTGATGCCTTGCTGGGCAGCGGCCTTAATAAACCGTTGGAGGGTAATTTTAAGAGCTTGGTAGAGTATTTGAACAGCTTGCAAAAAAACGTGGTAGCCGTTGATTTACCCACCGGTTTTTACACCGATGGCGAACTTGAAGAAACTGCAACGATTTTGAAAGCCGATTTGGTGATCACCTTCCAACAGCCTAAGATTAACTTTTTACTACCCGAATCGGCACCTTATATAGATTGTTGGGAGGCTGTAAACATTGGCTTGGATGAGGGTTTTATTAGATCGTTGCAGTCGCCTTACCAAATGGTGGAGGAAAAGGATGTTAGAGCGATACTTAAACCCCGCGCAAAGTTTAGCCATAAAGGAACTTATGGGCATGCTTTAATTATTGCAGGGCAGGCTAAAACTATGGGTGCGGCGTTGTTATGCTCCTCGGCCTGCGTTTATGCCGGAGCGGGATTAACCACAGCTTGCGTTCCTGAAAGTGGATTGACGGCCTTAAACAGTTACCAGGCCGAGGTAATGGCCATTGTAAGGAATGATTATGCGCTGCCCGACCTGGAACTATCTAAATTCACCACCATTGCTATAGGCCCCGGTTTGGGCACAAGCGATGATGCCCTGGCCTTGCTTCAACGTGTATTGAATGATTATGGCAAACCTATTGTAATTGATGCCGATGGGTTGAACCTGCTGGCTGCAAACCCCAAACTATTGGAACAATTACCTGCCGGTAGTATTATTACACCCCACCTTAAAGAGTTCGATCGTTTGTTTGGTGAGCATAAAAACTGGTGGAAAAGGCTACAAACGGCACAGTTGAAAGCTGGAGAGTTGGGGATTTATATCGTATTGAAGAATAGCTATACCATAACAGCAACTCCGCAGGGGACGCTGTATTTTAATTATACAAGTAATGCGGCTATGGCAACAGGGGGGATGGGTGATGTATTAACGGGAATTATTACGGCTATGCTGGCTCAAAATTACACACCCGAACAAGCATCCATTGCTGGTGTGTATTTACACGGTAAAGCTGGTGATGAGTTAGCCCTTCCTAACAGGCTTAATGTGGTGTTGCCCGGGCAGGTTGCGGCATACCTGCCGGCTACAATGGCAAAAATGTTATAA